In the Acidobacteriota bacterium genome, one interval contains:
- a CDS encoding DJ-1/PfpI family protein: MRFPAIPALWAALLLSGGLLQAADRVNVGILVYPGVYNTEFVAPYDVFEHADQAGREVKVFLVAPRLEAITSAEGLLFQPDYALDDHPPIDILIIPSFVDYESDLEAKQPVIDWVRRNAHSADWVLSNCWGAFYLAQAGLLKGRFAMTYPPDIDKLAERFPAIKPVKDKRFVRDGKFITGGGGVASYENALYVVEQLWGAQTARRIASGLVLDWNLESVPHYVKKD, translated from the coding sequence ATGAGATTTCCCGCGATCCCGGCGCTGTGGGCGGCCCTCCTCCTGAGCGGCGGCCTGCTTCAGGCCGCCGACAGGGTGAATGTCGGAATCCTGGTCTATCCCGGCGTTTACAACACCGAGTTCGTGGCCCCTTACGACGTTTTCGAACACGCCGACCAAGCGGGGCGCGAGGTCAAAGTCTTCCTGGTGGCTCCACGCCTGGAAGCCATTACTTCGGCAGAAGGTTTGCTCTTCCAGCCCGACTATGCGCTCGACGACCATCCGCCCATCGACATCCTCATCATTCCCAGCTTTGTCGACTACGAGAGCGACCTGGAAGCCAAACAGCCGGTCATCGACTGGGTCAGACGAAACGCCCACTCGGCCGATTGGGTCCTCTCCAATTGCTGGGGGGCCTTCTACTTGGCTCAAGCCGGACTTCTCAAGGGACGTTTCGCCATGACCTACCCGCCCGACATCGACAAACTGGCAGAGCGCTTTCCCGCCATCAAGCCCGTCAAGGACAAGCGCTTTGTCCGCGACGGCAAGTTCATCACAGGGGGAGGAGGGGTGGCCAGTTACGAAAACGCCCTTTATGTAGTGGAGCAGCTGTGGGGCGCCCAGACGGCCCGCCGCATCGCCTCCGGTTTAGTCTTGGACTGGAATCTCGAATCCGTGCCTCATTACGTGAAAAAAGACTAA